The proteins below come from a single Chitinophaga pinensis DSM 2588 genomic window:
- a CDS encoding DHA2 family efflux MFS transporter permease subunit, with protein MAVNKFTRVIIVITTISAAIMELIDTSIVNVALNNISGNLGATLEDTSWVVTAYAIANVIVIPMTGFLSRYFGRKNYYLTSIIIFTLASYMCGSSSSLWMLVFWRFIQGVGGGALLSVSQGILFDAFDPSEKGKASGMFGMGIVIGPTIGPILGGYIVDNYAWPLIFDINIPFGIVACLLTWKFIDKKENEYNIDRKSIPIDYIGVLSLSAGIGALQYILEKGQSDDWFEDSTIRIMTAIAVAGLAAFIWWELKTKTPIINLRVLKSRNLIGSNVLTFVCGFGLFGSVYLFPLMVQRVMGYTPTESGLSMIPGALVTIMVMPFIGASLGKGVSPMFFVVTGFGLFILHGYTSAQATPDADKWWFMYTQIFRGVGTACLTVPLLSQAVVGLKPQDMPYGISLNNMFRQIGGAFGIAIMNTYSTQRFAVHRSDLVSNLQGNNPLMNERVAGVAQGLISKGVNPIAANAHGAWSNLDYAITRQAQMLAYLDGFLLVSVFFVCTIPFMLLLKIEKMDAETRARVAAEAH; from the coding sequence ATGGCGGTAAATAAATTTACGCGGGTAATCATAGTCATTACCACAATTTCAGCGGCTATCATGGAGCTCATAGATACCTCTATTGTTAACGTCGCACTCAATAACATCAGCGGTAATCTTGGCGCTACACTGGAGGATACTTCCTGGGTAGTAACAGCCTACGCGATTGCAAACGTGATTGTTATTCCGATGACAGGCTTCCTCAGCCGCTACTTCGGGAGAAAGAACTATTACCTTACTTCTATTATCATATTTACGCTGGCTTCCTACATGTGTGGTTCTTCCTCCTCCTTGTGGATGCTGGTCTTCTGGCGGTTTATACAAGGTGTTGGCGGTGGTGCCCTGCTTTCTGTATCACAGGGGATATTATTCGATGCCTTCGATCCCTCTGAAAAGGGAAAAGCCTCAGGTATGTTCGGAATGGGTATCGTGATAGGACCAACAATAGGGCCGATACTCGGCGGCTACATCGTCGATAACTATGCATGGCCGCTGATATTCGATATTAATATTCCGTTTGGTATTGTTGCTTGTTTGCTGACCTGGAAGTTCATCGATAAAAAAGAAAATGAATACAACATCGACCGTAAATCCATTCCTATTGATTACATCGGCGTGCTCTCCTTATCTGCGGGAATTGGCGCCTTGCAATATATCCTGGAGAAAGGGCAATCAGACGACTGGTTTGAAGACAGCACGATCCGTATTATGACCGCAATAGCGGTAGCCGGACTGGCGGCATTTATCTGGTGGGAACTAAAGACAAAGACGCCTATCATCAATCTGAGGGTTCTGAAAAGCAGGAACCTTATCGGGAGTAATGTGCTCACCTTTGTATGTGGCTTCGGATTGTTTGGCTCTGTATATCTGTTTCCGCTGATGGTGCAGCGCGTCATGGGGTATACGCCTACAGAATCAGGATTATCTATGATACCCGGGGCATTAGTCACGATCATGGTAATGCCTTTTATCGGGGCTTCACTGGGTAAAGGCGTATCGCCCATGTTCTTTGTCGTGACTGGTTTCGGCTTGTTTATCCTCCATGGATATACCAGCGCACAGGCAACACCTGACGCAGATAAATGGTGGTTTATGTATACACAGATCTTCCGCGGTGTAGGTACTGCCTGTCTGACGGTACCGTTGTTAAGTCAGGCGGTCGTCGGACTCAAACCACAGGACATGCCTTATGGTATATCACTCAATAACATGTTCCGACAGATTGGTGGTGCATTCGGTATCGCGATCATGAATACGTATTCTACGCAGCGTTTTGCGGTACACCGTTCTGACCTGGTATCCAATCTGCAAGGGAATAATCCGTTGATGAATGAAAGGGTAGCAGGTGTCGCCCAGGGCCTGATCAGTAAAGGTGTCAACCCCATCGCGGCTAATGCCCATGGCGCCTGGTCTAACCTGGATTATGCCATTACCAGACAGGCACAGATGCTTGCTTATCTCGATGGCTTCCTGTTGGTAAGTGTGTTTTTCGTCTGCACGATCCCATTCATGTTACTGTTAAAAATAGAAAAGATGGATGCCGAAACACGCGCGAGAGTTGCCGCAGAGGCGCATTGA
- a CDS encoding thiopeptide-type bacteriocin biosynthesis protein: MQRNWLSAHLFYRGDLRFLLLEMVLPFLRDTPYRGFFIRYGEGGPHIRLRLLPGSADIALIQSQLIAAGRVIEGLTIQFIAYEPEIARYGDEDSIAWAEEQFMCSSAYVLDVLNNKREWDASGALLEALKMNMAIACALDVPAHEMIATCRQFIDQWLPRLYDRSKFAAEQKQYYTTQLDHRFSHYAPLLLPATATLWEALHTGKATPRLQAFMQSNRRIFQEYSRLGFDDHSMRDITGSFMHMGHNRLGVSNLDEAYIMFFTLKCLENVYAGGKSER; the protein is encoded by the coding sequence ATGCAGCGGAATTGGTTATCGGCACATCTTTTTTATCGGGGAGATCTGAGATTCCTGTTATTGGAGATGGTGCTGCCTTTTTTACGTGATACCCCTTACAGGGGTTTCTTTATCCGTTATGGCGAAGGAGGACCGCATATCAGGTTACGATTGCTGCCAGGGAGTGCAGATATAGCACTTATACAATCACAGTTGATAGCGGCAGGGCGTGTGATAGAAGGACTAACCATACAGTTTATCGCCTATGAACCGGAAATAGCACGCTATGGTGATGAGGATAGTATTGCCTGGGCAGAAGAACAGTTTATGTGTTCCTCCGCTTATGTGTTGGATGTACTCAATAACAAACGGGAATGGGATGCTTCCGGTGCCTTGCTGGAAGCGCTTAAAATGAATATGGCCATAGCCTGTGCGCTGGATGTTCCTGCTCATGAGATGATAGCAACCTGCCGGCAGTTTATTGATCAATGGTTGCCCCGTTTGTATGATCGCAGTAAGTTTGCTGCCGAACAGAAACAATATTACACAACACAGCTTGATCATCGTTTCAGCCACTATGCTCCACTGTTACTACCTGCTACTGCTACGCTATGGGAAGCGTTACATACAGGAAAAGCAACACCGCGTCTACAGGCATTTATGCAGTCTAACCGGCGGATCTTCCAGGAATACAGCCGTCTGGGATTTGACGATCATAGCATGAGAGATATCACAGGTAGTTTTATGCACATGGGACATAACCGGCTGGGGGTATCGAATCTGGATGAAGCCTATATTATGTTCTTTACTTTAAAATGTTTGGAGAATGTCTATGCCGGCGGTAAATCTGAAAGATGA
- a CDS encoding lanthionine synthetase LanC family protein, whose translation MPAVNLKDEQVIAAALLDLAEKLLPAIQPDTIAADLHNGAPVDLFNGKAGIIVFYLRLAEYDPGYLPVCTAAADVLLYHPAISEQAFFTLYTGATSLVYLCIQLYEATGDQRYLERGLALVAHYQEGILQKVVQDDFISGHAGNLLVLTQLHAYTKDDSLRVLIRQLADKLVAHARIAAQGLRWGHLKRSYDCLTGLSHGAAGIAHALLQVAVYFEDEGLRYLAMQSWAYEMKYYDPVFKNWLDLRLTSTHLQETDIMGWQIADFRRYISDVNAWAHGAAGIGLSRMYAWGISGEAHFAAESEWALTRCLQDADTLMRGDFTLCSGYGGIGMFLMEAGAVFDRPVLRQTAQRIAMAAIRYFEAHGTYNSYIKDAQDDPGLFSGLAGVGYLLVSVLLPYKENTVMAPLISRNRKDVPLYEKGEVKRALFSRYYEKSLQQYPAALIANDMHELEQLLEKEMGDQDCFRYEKSLADVWRSHSGWLCYQQRNRLLEKRNSYLLQENDRVLLQTVFVPVPELMVCATDHAWHGEAVTNQQESTGYYYVHIAHVQGVSTFPVNQFTAMLLKAFEGQLPLLQLITDIIYPQVDVGMAALQEAVLSQVRVFLRQCMITQK comes from the coding sequence ATGCCGGCGGTAAATCTGAAAGATGAACAAGTGATAGCGGCTGCTTTGCTGGACCTGGCCGAAAAGCTTTTACCCGCTATCCAGCCGGACACGATTGCTGCTGACCTGCATAATGGCGCACCTGTAGACCTTTTCAATGGAAAGGCCGGTATCATTGTGTTTTACCTGCGTCTGGCTGAATATGATCCGGGGTATCTGCCTGTGTGTACCGCCGCCGCAGATGTATTACTATATCATCCCGCTATTTCTGAGCAGGCGTTTTTTACCTTATATACCGGCGCGACCAGTCTGGTGTATTTGTGTATACAGTTGTATGAGGCCACCGGAGATCAGCGATACCTGGAACGAGGGCTTGCACTGGTAGCGCATTACCAGGAAGGCATCTTGCAGAAAGTAGTACAGGATGATTTCATCAGTGGACATGCAGGTAACTTACTGGTGTTGACGCAACTACATGCCTATACAAAGGATGACTCATTGCGTGTGTTGATCCGGCAACTGGCAGACAAATTAGTGGCACATGCACGGATTGCTGCGCAGGGATTACGCTGGGGGCATCTGAAGCGGTCGTATGATTGTCTGACAGGACTGTCTCATGGCGCAGCAGGCATAGCCCATGCTTTATTACAGGTAGCAGTTTATTTTGAAGACGAAGGCTTACGTTACCTGGCGATGCAGTCCTGGGCGTATGAGATGAAATATTATGATCCGGTATTTAAAAATTGGCTGGACCTGCGGCTCACAAGTACCCATTTACAGGAAACGGATATTATGGGCTGGCAGATTGCTGATTTTCGCCGGTATATCAGTGATGTGAATGCATGGGCACATGGGGCCGCCGGTATCGGATTAAGTCGGATGTATGCCTGGGGAATAAGCGGAGAAGCCCATTTTGCTGCTGAAAGCGAATGGGCATTGACACGTTGTCTGCAGGATGCGGATACCCTGATGCGGGGAGATTTTACCTTGTGTAGTGGTTACGGCGGGATAGGGATGTTCTTAATGGAAGCAGGGGCTGTATTCGATAGGCCGGTTTTACGACAAACAGCACAGCGGATCGCAATGGCCGCCATACGTTATTTTGAGGCACATGGCACTTATAACAGTTACATTAAAGACGCACAAGATGACCCGGGATTATTTTCAGGACTGGCGGGTGTAGGATATCTGTTGGTCAGTGTATTACTGCCATACAAAGAAAATACGGTGATGGCGCCATTGATCAGCAGGAACAGGAAAGATGTGCCTTTGTATGAGAAAGGGGAGGTAAAGCGGGCGCTGTTTAGCCGTTATTATGAGAAGTCCCTGCAGCAATATCCTGCCGCGCTGATCGCTAATGACATGCATGAACTGGAGCAGCTGTTAGAGAAGGAGATGGGGGACCAGGATTGTTTCAGGTATGAGAAAAGTCTGGCAGATGTATGGCGATCGCATAGCGGATGGCTGTGTTACCAGCAACGCAATCGGTTACTGGAAAAGCGGAATAGTTATTTGTTGCAGGAGAATGATAGGGTGTTGTTGCAGACTGTTTTTGTGCCGGTTCCGGAGTTAATGGTATGTGCTACTGATCACGCCTGGCATGGGGAGGCAGTCACCAATCAACAAGAAAGTACAGGATATTACTATGTACATATTGCACATGTGCAGGGAGTAAGTACCTTTCCTGTTAATCAGTTTACAGCAATGTTATTAAAGGCATTCGAGGGGCAGTTACCATTACTGCAATTGATCACTGATATTATTTATCCTCAGGTAGATGTTGGGATGGCTGCTTTGCAGGAAGCGGTACTGTCACAGGTGCGGGTGTTCTTACGGCAATGTATGATTACCCAAAAATAG
- a CDS encoding TolC family protein, whose translation MRKVIIISLLSLAGLQSYAQEVSSDLKELINKSFTYFPRFSELEQSVKTEEERVTLAKANGLPNLTCSAGYRYSHPVSEMTIPINGQLSTFKIMPNSNYNTGLNASYVLWDFGVVKANVESAKRAVQYAKDNIEYNRAQMAYQVAVIYYQIVYLQKAIAIQDSVLAFLKANKEDTEIKLKHGDALRYDVLSIQSTIDQENNTRIDLENSLLKQYNLLQYSTGSTAANGKDFDFMQANENKQEALNIAQQHNPEYTLLKDRISQSEAGLDISKKAGLPSLSLSASTGFANGYMPDLNQFRYNYAGGVTLSVPIYQGARARRQRSLAQSQLKEANLGMQTLNNTVQNDIKQAYTDIESNQSRLVNAMEQVEEAKEAQKLAQSRYRNGTGTNLELTNASTNVQRAERSTLQYTYQLCLARLELARVLGTKYW comes from the coding sequence ATGAGAAAAGTCATTATCATATCCCTTCTCTCGCTTGCGGGGCTACAAAGCTATGCACAGGAAGTCAGCAGTGATCTGAAGGAATTAATCAATAAATCATTTACTTATTTCCCGCGTTTCAGCGAACTGGAACAATCCGTGAAAACAGAGGAGGAAAGAGTTACGCTGGCAAAGGCAAATGGATTACCGAATCTGACATGTAGTGCAGGGTATCGTTATTCGCATCCGGTATCAGAGATGACGATACCTATCAACGGACAGCTATCCACGTTTAAGATTATGCCGAATAGTAATTATAACACCGGTCTGAATGCCAGTTATGTCTTATGGGACTTTGGGGTAGTAAAGGCGAATGTGGAGAGTGCTAAACGTGCGGTGCAATATGCCAAGGATAACATCGAATATAACAGGGCGCAGATGGCTTACCAGGTAGCGGTGATTTACTATCAGATCGTCTATCTGCAAAAAGCAATTGCTATACAGGATAGTGTGCTGGCTTTTCTGAAAGCCAATAAGGAGGATACAGAGATAAAGCTGAAACACGGTGATGCACTGCGCTATGACGTATTATCCATTCAGTCGACTATCGACCAGGAAAACAATACCCGCATTGATCTGGAAAACTCGCTGTTGAAGCAATACAACCTCCTGCAGTATTCAACAGGTAGTACTGCGGCCAATGGGAAGGATTTTGATTTCATGCAGGCAAACGAAAATAAACAGGAGGCATTGAACATCGCACAACAGCATAATCCGGAGTATACACTGCTGAAAGACAGGATCAGTCAGTCGGAAGCAGGATTGGATATCAGTAAGAAAGCCGGATTGCCCTCGCTGTCTTTGAGTGCGAGTACCGGTTTTGCCAATGGATATATGCCTGATCTCAATCAGTTCAGGTATAACTATGCAGGAGGTGTGACATTGAGCGTGCCTATTTATCAGGGTGCGAGAGCCAGGAGGCAACGTAGCCTCGCACAGAGTCAGCTGAAGGAAGCGAACCTGGGTATGCAGACGTTGAACAATACCGTACAGAATGATATTAAACAGGCATATACAGATATTGAAAGTAATCAGTCCAGGTTGGTCAACGCAATGGAACAGGTAGAGGAGGCAAAAGAAGCACAGAAACTGGCGCAGAGCAGATACAGGAACGGAACAGGTACCAACCTGGAACTAACTAATGCCAGTACCAATGTACAGCGCGCAGAGCGGTCAACATTGCAGTACACTTATCAGCTTTGTCTGGCAAGACTGGAACTGGCGAGAGTACTGGGTACAAAGTACTGGTAA
- a CDS encoding lantibiotic dehydratase: protein MALSIFPHILVRYAGMPLSVLHTAKVKDIADYLQETAQSAKQLAAQKEAVCDLLYTAISQSTDDKERRQLLQLKRDIFNDKRPVKLPAFVPETMKAYLQQLVDREKEEVQWRDYFEEKHTAARRELQGYVQDEALRKGILLSSPVLYEQLDSFALADSRQFKSRTLKNEHSLIRYISRMAAKTSPFSTFTYTGLGKMGTPDAAAATPEIHSDIRLHNGLFSYIRLLIIYHPVLNEIITLRLNVTATIIQEELQFLVNYFNVEAFQRLPARNLPLWLYHQLQDREAIVTLGGLTDQLCSQIADTDRSAIKSFLLQLVFNGLLEPGIGCAGIDPDWDGQLLQFLTPYADQQAVALLLKMLSELQQTKTAYAIATADRRHRLLLETAGSLEDVFRVLQEEAGLPDEMPLKEGVFELFRFQARRFLPQDIFYEDAFTDRADILPATALSVFTREINQLCTLLAPLDALAEERAHMQRFFVQHYDEGAEVPVTRFYHDYYLQEKKQATDQQAKKDIKEIHLPDTLQLVLEQDTVHITPAIEVIPDNNSAGAFVQFYQEGSHIKGVINALLPGMGKVAGRFLHLLPPVVTADFRTWNKNLYTDHLLLELNDGSAFNANIHPPLLPYEVAMPGGNNIYAAEARVSLKDLVVKHEPATRTLSLFHKGQNKPVYAFDLSLESFYNRSHFYRLLAHFNTVQRVPLRAMITALDRKHATIYPPNERIQVKPRITFGEQVVLRRKGWLLQTAFIPLCGNEESAADYFKRLNTWRIENDIPEQCFLFLRSAYIPVVNGQKSQLQRDDYKPQYMDFSHPLLATLFRKVLSRAGEWCYLEEMLPAATHVAADGGVVKEYLLHWYNR, encoded by the coding sequence ATGGCACTCAGCATTTTTCCGCATATCCTTGTGCGCTATGCCGGTATGCCGCTTAGCGTACTGCATACAGCGAAAGTGAAAGACATAGCAGACTATCTGCAGGAAACAGCGCAGTCTGCAAAACAATTGGCAGCGCAGAAAGAAGCCGTCTGCGATCTGTTATATACTGCTATCAGTCAGTCGACTGATGATAAAGAACGACGTCAGCTACTGCAATTGAAGCGGGATATTTTTAATGATAAACGACCTGTGAAATTACCTGCATTTGTTCCCGAAACAATGAAAGCATATCTGCAACAGCTTGTTGACAGAGAAAAGGAAGAAGTGCAATGGCGGGATTATTTTGAGGAAAAGCATACAGCTGCCAGACGGGAATTACAGGGTTACGTGCAGGACGAAGCGCTGCGGAAAGGTATTTTATTATCCAGTCCTGTACTGTATGAACAGCTGGATAGTTTTGCTCTTGCTGATAGCAGGCAATTTAAAAGTCGTACGCTGAAGAATGAACATAGCCTTATCCGCTATATAAGTCGTATGGCTGCCAAGACATCCCCGTTCAGCACCTTTACCTATACAGGGTTGGGGAAGATGGGTACGCCGGATGCAGCAGCCGCAACACCGGAGATACATAGCGACATCCGTTTGCATAACGGGTTGTTCAGCTATATACGTCTGCTCATTATATATCATCCGGTATTGAATGAAATCATCACATTACGGTTAAACGTGACCGCCACCATCATACAGGAGGAATTACAGTTTCTTGTCAATTACTTCAATGTAGAGGCCTTTCAACGTTTGCCGGCCCGCAATCTGCCTTTATGGTTATATCATCAGTTACAGGACAGAGAAGCGATAGTGACACTTGGCGGATTGACCGATCAGCTGTGTAGTCAGATAGCAGATACAGATAGAAGTGCGATTAAATCATTCTTACTGCAACTCGTATTTAATGGTTTGCTGGAACCAGGAATAGGGTGTGCGGGTATTGATCCGGATTGGGATGGACAGTTACTGCAATTCCTTACACCGTATGCGGATCAGCAGGCCGTAGCGTTGTTATTGAAGATGTTATCGGAACTACAGCAAACCAAAACCGCTTATGCTATTGCTACGGCAGACAGGCGGCATCGCTTACTGCTGGAAACAGCTGGTAGCCTGGAGGATGTGTTTCGTGTGTTACAGGAAGAGGCGGGTTTGCCAGATGAGATGCCGCTGAAAGAGGGTGTATTTGAATTGTTCCGTTTTCAGGCACGCCGGTTTTTGCCGCAGGACATTTTCTATGAAGACGCTTTTACTGATAGGGCTGACATATTACCAGCGACTGCTCTTTCTGTATTTACAAGGGAAATTAATCAGTTATGTACGCTGCTGGCGCCACTGGATGCTTTAGCGGAAGAACGGGCGCATATGCAGCGATTCTTTGTGCAGCATTATGACGAAGGTGCTGAAGTGCCGGTCACACGGTTTTATCATGACTATTACCTGCAGGAGAAAAAGCAGGCAACAGACCAGCAGGCAAAAAAAGACATAAAGGAGATCCACCTACCGGATACGCTTCAACTGGTATTAGAGCAGGATACAGTACATATTACCCCGGCCATAGAAGTGATCCCTGACAATAACAGCGCAGGCGCTTTTGTACAGTTTTACCAGGAGGGAAGTCATATAAAAGGCGTTATCAATGCCCTGTTGCCAGGTATGGGAAAAGTGGCAGGGCGTTTCCTGCATTTATTGCCTCCTGTAGTGACAGCTGACTTTCGTACCTGGAATAAAAACTTGTATACGGATCATCTCTTGCTGGAACTGAATGACGGATCGGCCTTCAATGCAAATATCCATCCGCCTTTATTGCCTTATGAAGTGGCTATGCCAGGAGGAAATAATATCTATGCAGCAGAGGCCCGGGTCTCCTTAAAGGATCTTGTGGTGAAACATGAGCCGGCTACCAGAACACTGTCTTTGTTTCATAAAGGGCAAAATAAGCCGGTTTACGCCTTTGATCTTAGTCTGGAGTCCTTTTATAACCGTTCGCACTTTTACAGGTTATTAGCCCACTTCAATACGGTGCAACGGGTGCCTCTACGGGCAATGATTACTGCGCTTGACCGTAAACATGCCACGATCTATCCACCTAACGAGCGTATACAGGTAAAACCACGTATTACTTTCGGCGAACAGGTGGTACTACGGCGGAAAGGCTGGCTCCTTCAGACGGCTTTTATACCCTTGTGTGGAAACGAGGAATCTGCTGCGGACTATTTTAAGCGGCTGAATACATGGAGAATAGAAAACGATATACCTGAGCAGTGTTTTCTGTTCCTGCGATCAGCCTATATACCTGTTGTGAATGGGCAAAAGAGCCAGTTACAACGGGACGATTATAAGCCACAGTATATGGATTTCAGTCATCCGCTGCTGGCCACGCTTTTCAGAAAGGTCTTGTCCAGGGCAGGAGAGTGGTGTTACCTGGAAGAAATGTTGCCTGCTGCAACACATGTTGCGGCTGACGGCGGTGTTGTGAAAGAATATTTATTACACTGGTATAATAGGTAA
- a CDS encoding peptidase domain-containing ABC transporter, with protein MFQFLFPRKSFPFFRQADAMDCGPTCLQMIAAWHGKTYPLQYLRRQCKISRQGVTFADLITAGEQLGFNTLSAELPFTVLAAKAPLPCILHWDRQHFVVLYRLTEHKVYVADPALGRRIRYTIPEFMEAWQLADKPGFGRALFLEPTAAFHAATEVKAPVTDLRTLWPYISSHRRKLIPVGVSLLIAAVLSFIVPLLTEAIVDRGINKQDIPILLLICAGQLSLFLGKQVTDFFRARLLLTLGAQMSIMMLEAFLLKLMRLPFSFFDNRQSGDNMQRVTDNQRVEDFLTTSAVSFVMSVMILLVMGGTLLYYNWLIFILFAIGAAVGVLWTGAFGEKRGRLDQKRFRVLAANQDTLLEIFSAFQEIKLTGSERLKINQWTRLQQQSFTVKLESLKLDQFIQGIALFINETRNVIITCFTAILVIKGQLTLGEMLAITYICGQLNAPVAQLAEFIRAMQNTKFSLQRIAEVHHEQDEDPPQENTITEDMGGRDLHLSGVYFQYGNKHSPLVLNNVNLSIPAGKMTAIVGMSGSGKTTLLKLLLQFYDPTQGTIFAGDQSFTAITAQDWRSQCGAVMQDGYVFRDTIANNVYGGEADRDVERMMKACRMANIHDFFAAMPFGYDTMIGKDGYGLSEGQTQRLLIARLIYRDPAYIFLDEATNSLDASNERAIINNLHEYFVGKTVVVVAHRLSTVKHADQILVMDKGMIVEAGTHETLTIAAGAYYRLIKNQLELGR; from the coding sequence ATGTTTCAATTCCTATTCCCCAGGAAATCCTTCCCTTTTTTCAGGCAGGCAGACGCAATGGATTGCGGCCCTACCTGTCTGCAGATGATTGCTGCCTGGCATGGGAAGACCTATCCTTTACAATATTTACGTCGTCAATGTAAAATATCCCGTCAAGGTGTCACTTTTGCCGATCTGATAACCGCAGGAGAGCAACTGGGTTTTAACACCCTTTCGGCTGAACTGCCTTTTACCGTGTTGGCCGCAAAAGCCCCATTGCCCTGTATACTGCATTGGGACCGGCAGCATTTTGTTGTATTGTACCGGCTGACGGAACATAAAGTATATGTGGCAGATCCTGCATTAGGGCGCCGTATCCGTTATACCATTCCGGAATTCATGGAGGCCTGGCAACTGGCGGATAAACCGGGATTCGGAAGGGCACTATTCCTGGAACCCACAGCGGCATTTCATGCAGCCACCGAAGTAAAAGCACCTGTTACTGATCTGCGTACCCTCTGGCCATATATCAGCAGTCACCGGCGAAAGTTAATTCCTGTAGGTGTGAGTCTGCTGATAGCCGCCGTCTTGTCTTTTATAGTGCCATTACTGACAGAAGCGATTGTAGACCGGGGCATCAATAAACAGGATATTCCCATCCTGTTACTGATCTGTGCGGGGCAGCTGTCATTATTCCTCGGCAAACAGGTTACTGATTTCTTCCGTGCCCGTTTGCTGCTGACACTAGGGGCACAGATGAGTATCATGATGCTGGAAGCATTCCTCCTGAAACTGATGCGCTTACCTTTCTCCTTTTTTGATAACAGGCAATCAGGTGATAATATGCAACGCGTCACAGACAATCAACGGGTAGAAGATTTTCTGACCACTTCCGCTGTTTCCTTTGTGATGTCGGTCATGATCCTGCTGGTCATGGGAGGTACATTGCTGTATTATAACTGGCTTATTTTTATCCTGTTTGCCATTGGCGCTGCTGTAGGTGTTTTGTGGACAGGGGCTTTCGGAGAAAAACGCGGACGTCTGGACCAGAAGCGTTTCCGCGTACTGGCGGCGAACCAGGACACGCTCCTGGAAATCTTTTCCGCTTTCCAGGAGATCAAACTCACAGGTAGCGAACGGCTTAAAATAAATCAATGGACACGCCTGCAACAACAGTCTTTTACCGTCAAACTGGAAAGCCTGAAACTGGATCAGTTTATACAGGGGATCGCATTGTTTATCAATGAGACCCGCAATGTGATCATCACCTGTTTTACAGCAATACTGGTGATCAAAGGACAGCTGACACTGGGAGAAATGCTGGCTATCACTTACATCTGCGGACAACTCAACGCGCCGGTAGCCCAGCTGGCCGAATTCATAAGGGCCATGCAAAATACGAAGTTTAGTCTGCAACGTATTGCAGAGGTTCATCATGAACAGGATGAAGACCCTCCGCAGGAAAATACGATCACAGAGGATATGGGAGGGCGTGATCTGCATCTCTCCGGTGTATACTTCCAGTATGGCAATAAACATTCTCCGCTTGTACTGAATAATGTCAACCTAAGTATACCCGCTGGTAAGATGACGGCGATTGTGGGCATGAGCGGCAGTGGTAAGACAACATTGCTGAAACTATTGCTGCAATTCTACGATCCGACACAGGGAACCATCTTTGCGGGAGATCAGTCATTCACAGCTATTACTGCGCAAGACTGGAGAAGCCAGTGTGGAGCCGTGATGCAGGATGGCTATGTGTTCCGGGATACCATTGCCAATAATGTATATGGCGGTGAAGCAGACAGAGATGTGGAGCGTATGATGAAAGCCTGCAGGATGGCGAATATTCATGATTTCTTTGCAGCAATGCCTTTCGGTTATGATACCATGATAGGAAAGGATGGTTATGGGTTGAGTGAAGGACAGACACAACGGCTACTGATTGCAAGACTGATCTATCGCGATCCCGCCTATATATTCCTGGATGAAGCCACAAATTCACTGGATGCCAGTAATGAACGGGCGATCATCAATAATCTACATGAATACTTCGTGGGAAAAACAGTGGTGGTGGTAGCACATCGCCTGAGTACGGTTAAACATGCAGATCAGATCCTGGTAATGGATAAAGGGATGATCGTTGAAGCCGGTACACATGAAACGTTGACCATAGCAGCCGGCGCTTATTATCGCCTGATTAAAAACCAGCTGGAACTCGGCAGGTAA